The window CTCATCTGAGCTGATTTGTTTAGTGCCCTTTTCGACAATGTCTGTCTCTAAAATACCTTCTTcactaaatatatttgtaagctCTGCATAGGTTAAGGTGCGACCTCCCATTTCCTGTTCGGCCGTTTCAAGGCTGACCTGAACATCACGCCGTTTAAGTAAACGCTTCATTTGAAAATTACTAAAATCATCACTGCGTGAGGGTAGCTCATGCAAGCGACCCCATGAAGATTGCTTTCGTGTTTCCTTTATATCCACTAATATTTCATGCCTAACATCTGCAGGCAACTGCAAAAATTCTTTACTTTTCACATCAATAGCTTGAATATTTGAAGTGTAAGCAATACGAGGATTTGATTCATCAAATGAAGAATCATCGGCCGAGGCTGAGGTGGAGGTATATTCATCATCATAAAAAGAGCTTTCATTAAAGGATTCATCTGTAGTTTCATCTTCATTCGGTTTACTTTTAGAGCTAGATGGCAATTCGGGAAGTTTAAACATATCATCTACGGTATCCTCTTTACGACTAGCTTTATTTCCTGCTAATTTCTTAATGGGAGAAGTTAACAAGAGTTCGGCATTAGGACCCAAAGCCTGTTGCACTACTTTTTCTTTGGCTAAAGATTGCAGCAGTAAAGCCTGTATACGATCTGCCTCACTGTTAAGTTTACTGCGTTGTTGTTGACGTCGAgccttaataaaaatatttttttaaagctttctataaaattttctttataacacAAACTTACTATAGTATCTCTTTTCAATTGCGGTACACAACCATCGAATACAAACACGGGTTTAACACGGTAATACATTAATTTGCATAATCTGTGAAACAAGCCCAATAAATGGGCATTATTCAAAGCAGCTCCCTTGTTATCTTGGAATCCCTTAATGGCCTGATGTAACCATATAGATATATCTAACATTTTTAAgcggattttatatttaattttggattaaaATTCAAGGAAATATGAAAACTTATTACCTATAGCTAAAACTTTTCCCTCCAACGTTTCTACCGGTACAGGTTTACCACAAGGCTCAATTAATTTCCATAGGCCGGTTACACCCATGTTTTAggtttcagttttaattattttctttcaaatataGTATATCTTATCAAAACGCATAAACAATTgtgaaatgaaaaatgtttataaaaatgcaaCACCAAAAAACGTTTTTGAGAGTTGCCACACGTTTTCGTAAAGAAAGTAAACAAAAGCATGTGTTGAATAAGCAGGGTGGGAAAGTTGTCATTGCTGTCAATTAAAAACTTGCACAGTAAAATgtgttaattttattgaaaataaatgtaaatatatatgaatgtaaCTTTTACTACtatgaaatatgaaataaatataaaattaaattaaagtttataagCGGAATGTATTATAATGTACGAAATTTCTCggaacaaaatatatatgagaATACCAGCTCTGTTGACGAACATTTTTATCGATTgatgaaaattttactaatatgATAATACAGCTTTTGCACGGCATTATCGAGTTATTTTGTGTTTCCGTTAGGATAGGTATCTAAGTAAGTTCCTTTCTTGAAACAAGGTATTTAGATAAATTAATCCCACCTCTGTATTACATTGGTGTTTTCAAGGTAGATAATACAGTTTCAACTCTGTGTTACTATTTTAATTCTGTACTACCTTTAGGAAATACaatgaatcaactaagttttttgcttaccttttttaatttgttttttgttcataaataaaattcgaaaaaacaggtaaaaagtaaatataagttttccaattaaaaatagagattgtgttaAATGGGaacaattagaaaaaatattaaaatacaaattttggtgcacttgttgttgcattttattattattcatcagaatttgcatgtcaataaagtattttgcatattgaaaaTTCCGGGTTATTTTattgggtttttcaaattattttttgaattcctttttggaatttattgttttattgttaaaaggaagagtgttaagtatttttcaattgcgatttgcaaaaatcatatccacattgggtgaaaatgtgatgttatttgccttaaaatgtttaaagaataataatgaggcaatttcgatataaaaaattagtttagatttctaaaacaagtgtaaatcaataaaatataattatgaaatgtttaatcaataacattaaaaaaaatataaaatagagtaatagatgaaatgatccaaagaattattagaaaaaacgcactgagtgctctttcaaaaCTTTAATTGCCAAAGagaggcgacttgtatccaaggaaaactattggactcctgatttatctttttaaaaatctatatacgaactaggaggaacactatgtttaaatttagaccttaatagtggtatatggtgatgtccccatacttagagtggctaggatggtattaagtgttagatttattgaataagaatcaatattatacaattctaaataaaatttacacaatactccctAAATAGAtgcagtttttgtttatcaatacaaaatgtctaaaaacccggattatttttgttataatatatagatttatacctcacaaaacatttgttctaggtccaaatccgtTGAGTATCTAATATAGCATGTATCTaattgaaaattactttttttttcgaaatttaatgaaagaaacgaaagttttcatgttaagtcaaatattaataaattctgataggtatataggttaacaaatcggttaagaaatgtcaaaatttagtcgttcctctactaaaatatctaaaaaatgttattgtaatatataggagtaataaaaatattaaattttataaaataatgcagcaatattaaaaaaattaacaaaaaacctaaaaaagcaaaatactttattgacccaaaaaattaacattttatcaaaaatctcgttattcaatataacgattttacttttaatggtagaaaataaaaatataagatattctttaaaaaaatacaaacaaacaaattgctttattttgctagaaataattgttcagataaagttttttcttaaaattaaaaaaaaaaaattccataggCAAATTACCTAATTGATTTACTGTATATTATTCTACGGAAGTTTCATTAAACTTGTACTAACCATGGcataatcatttaaataaatacatcttGATACTAACCCTTTCCATTATACATATcacattttcctttaaataaaactcaaatttaCTTCAtaaattgtgtgtttttgtttggttgttttttttcctctttttaaacgcatttttattaaaattagttaaatttactatgaatatatttcaaatatagaaTAAATACAATATCTAATaacttaaaacaataataaaaaataaaaaaaaatctttataaacaaAGTACTCGtacgttgttttttttcttaaatttttacttcgTTACGGTAAgcagaagaaaaaaagttttaaacttatCGCCGAGAAATGTCTTTTATCATTTTCAACAGTTTCTCTTAATTAATTGCTTTAGCAAATacttttttggttgtttttcgATTTAAGATTTAGATCTTTCCTTTGTccgtcttttatttttttggtatgCTTTTTGtaatcaatacaaaattttgtatgtttttgggtttttttgttctttaggAAATTGATGCTACAATACCTGAGTTAAAACTAGAATTTCTTGTGGTTTGTCATTTAATTCGTTAAGTTGTTGATGTTCAAATGTTCATGTAAAGGTGAATCTATTActtaattttgcttttttgaaTTGATGGCCTTAGCTTCCTGGCTAAGTTTGGTATATTCAGATTGCATAATATTTCTAGTTTTATCGATTATGGCATCCATATCGTCCGTTGTGCAGCCAGCTGTAGGAATTTCgggtaaaatttgtataatggCATGACCGGATCGGAAGGTTTTTTCTTCACTATTTAAgaaccaatatttcgatatgaCCACCGGTTGTATGGGGCATTGACTCTGGAGGGCAATGTGGAAGGAACCTTTTTTGAAAGGCAACAAGGTGTCTTTGGAATTGCGTGTACCTTCGGGGAAGAGTAATAATTTACAGCCCCTTTCGTTAATGGCTTTTGATTCTTTCTTCAGAGCATTTATGGAGTCTGATTTGCGAGATCTGTTAATAAATAATGTACCCCAAAGCCAGGAACCAAAACCGAAAAagggtaaatataagatttctCTCTTAGAGACAACGGTAGCACGTCCAATCACAGGCCAAAGATAAGCCAAAActgtgaaaatatataaaagaaataaaaatcatatatagAGCAAAAACAGGGCAAACATTACTTACCTAAAAGATCTAAAGCACTTTGATGATTCATTAAAACTACACTACCAGTATCTTTGCGTATATTTTCAAGACCTCTTACTTCCATGGTGACGCCTAAAGCTTTACACAGCTGCCGGCAGGCCCAGGCGGGTGcactatagtttttaaaattaaataaattattaatacattacaaattttatacattttattaaacttacAAAGCATTTTTATAATCTTTTGGTCTGAATATCATAAATGGTATACAAATAAGTACAATGGCTCCTGAACCAATTAAAAATATGGCCATTTTTAGCTGATATGGTGCCTTATTGGAAAAACTCATTAGGAGCGCCACTAAACAGGCGAGCCCTATCATTTCACAAAAACAGGCCATTTTTGTTGgacaaatctaaaaaaaagtattaaaaaatataaaatttaaaatttttatttaaaaataatttgaattaacatttaattttaaataacaaaaattttaataatagtgTTATCAAATCGATTTGAAATAACGGAAAATATAGTCGGggatggccgaccatataataccctacaccaggcTTTATATAAGTCAAATACGGGatgatcctcggtaaatttgggaaaaggatatagttttgttgagtatcattgcgatacaaatggttacaagtcaattttagacgtttaagacatttgggggctagggtcaaataagggccgatccttacaaaAATCTGCCGTGTCatgtatacttatataaaacttacttgtgccaatttttagagagatagtagaatatttgacgtaattatgacataaaaagttcaaatcgggaggtacggttgtatgggggctaggtgaaataatggaccgatttcaaccattttcaataggcttcgtccctgtgccaaaaaaacatgcttggtccaaatttcattaaattatcttgaaaattgcggtctgtaccttgcgcacaaggttcaTATGGACAggcagccagccggacagacggacggacggacatgtcttaatcgactcaaaaaatgattctgaatcgatcggtatacttaaaggtgggaaattggaccaatatttttgtatgttacaaacaacagcacaaacgtataataccctccccactatagtggtgtatggtacactgaaaaaatccatgcctaaaatatacgaaaaatgtcgtacattgtacgaatcgttcgttgtttcgcactacgaaattctttcgtaatatatacgaaattgtacgaaatattttagtataatgcaaaatattcttgaaaaaaattaatttacataaattgaaaaaagggaattttgaataaatatggtaaactttacgaaatattaatttatagaaacatttttgttcattttaaaataaattttctaattttagttcaaaattattctccacacgaattttcaattttttttatgaaaacaattcgacaataatattatacttttttttagttttaaaaaatattgtagttttatttaatcataacataattaatatcattatgtttaatttcgctaaaatttaagaaaaaatattacgaaaggaaagttttattaaataatattttgtattatacacgaaatttttgtaaatattacgaaaatagatgttacgaaatttttttttcgtaaagttgaacatggattattttcagtgtgtAAAAAACTAACCCATCTAATAAAACCTTATTGCATTTCTAAAGTCtagtaacaaaattattattttttttttttgtgtaaaatgtaaagtacttttttgatatCATGTTATAGTATAATAAAGACAAAGTTATTAGCTTCCTAAGTAGTCCCACTTCATAGAAATGCAAATAATAcaattatacatttataaatctAATTGGTTTGATAACATTTCCCTTAAgtccatttaaatttaaacacacatacacacacactcagaAGTAATCGTAAAATTATACTCAATGTAATTTAATTCAATGcactataaatttttaatgtttagccaaaaaaaaaatttaatagtaaGTGTAGAAATACAATATTGCGGCTGCGGAGAcggatatttttatacccttcaccttcgcgagatgggtatatataagtttgtcattccgtttttaatttctataatataatttccgaccctataaagtatatattctggatccttataaatagcggagtcgattaagccatgtccgtttgtctgttgaaatcagtttttacagGATACCAGatatcaaattttatcaaaaattgaggtacttttggaatattctataatattgaaccaagggacatgaaatttagtacgtaGATTTGGAATTAGATGTGAACCCATAAAATGTAACTTTTTGGTgccttttc of the Lucilia cuprina isolate Lc7/37 chromosome 2, ASM2204524v1, whole genome shotgun sequence genome contains:
- the LOC111685105 gene encoding 1-acyl-sn-glycerol-3-phosphate acyltransferase alpha, whose translation is MACFCEMIGLACLVALLMSFSNKAPYQLKMAIFLIGSGAIVLICIPFMIFRPKDYKNAFAPAWACRQLCKALGVTMEVRGLENIRKDTGSVVLMNHQSALDLLVLAYLWPVIGRATVVSKREILYLPFFGFGSWLWGTLFINRSRKSDSINALKKESKAINERGCKLLLFPEGTRNSKDTLLPFKKGSFHIALQSQCPIQPVVISKYWFLNSEEKTFRSGHAIIQILPEIPTAGCTTDDMDAIIDKTRNIMQSEYTKLSQEAKAINSKKQN